TTGTAACTCAGCCACTAataagttattattattttcacttaaaatttgatttatattatatttttaaatatataagtattgtaattattttttgctatttcaaaaaaaggtattgtaatttttaataCAAAGTCTGATGTGTATTATTAAGATTATAgctgaaatttatattttaccatataatttatttaagtaaatttataTTCTATATTGAGAAATGACAAAAATAAAAGTTTCCACGAAAAACTCATCTCGCGGAGAATCCTTAGTTTCAACGCAACACGGTCTCAATAGCGCACAGGTAAAGAGAGCGATCCCTGTCTCCACTTGGTCAGTTACCTTCCCTATACGTCTAATAACTTAATTTAAATTCCATCTACTAATTTATGCaatacaattttttattttacctggtaatttattatattttaaattataatatacgcattataatttgttataatttataaatagatttaCTTATTAAACAAGTCAATTTACATGATTACATATTTTTCCGTGAAACGAGCTCTCAAAAGTTTCCGGGTAAACGAAAAAGTGTATACTGTGACaagcgtgaggcagagcaaagAACATGAGAAATGGGGAGAGATTTTTAGTAGCAGCAGTTGGTGGGAACACAACATGCTAATTTCATATTACTATTTACTATTaacaatttatataaaatgaaaagaatGGCGCAGCCACAGAAACCTCACAATATCCCCATCAGCACGTCTATGAGCAGTAATTTCCCTAAAGATTTTATTGCAAAGATTCATGCCTGGGAATCATTTCAACCACAAGGTTTGTGAAGAAACAGGGGAAGATGTTGAACTACGGTTTTGGACTATTGTTGAAGGGCAAATTTGGTGTACACCCAAGAGCTGAGAAGCTCACTAGATCAGCTTCAGTTACAGATTTCATTTGCCCACCAAGAGATTATGGCAGTGGTTTTATGGTCATCTGGGTCGGAATCCGAGAGCCAGCCAGTTCAAGGTAACACATATGTTGATTTGTGGTTGTCGTTTTTCTTGAATGAGCTGCGTCTTTCAGGGGTTCTGCTTATTAATATCATTCAGCTGACCAGTAAGTTCTGCGGTCTGTGAGTAGCTTTTAGCATCCTGTGAATGCTTTGCTGTTGGATAATTCTTGTAGACTATACTTGAAAGAAAGCTATCATTCTTCCGTTTGGCATAGAAAACCCGAGTGTTCTCAATTAGTTTTCAATTTCTCAATCTCAATCTCAACTTGAATGGTTTTCTCTCAATCTCATGGGAGGCAAAATGTTAACACCAACATTTAGACTCACATTGTCCACCTAATTCCTTTGCATGGGTATTGAAGTAGGAGACTGCTTGGCAGCAAGGGATCTTGATCTGCAAGTAGGAAGATGAATTGCTAGCATGTTCCGTGCATGAAGAGTATACTTACAGCATCAATAAGCTATCAAGCTGAAAGCAGAAAATATGCTTGTAGTTAAGCTATTTGGTGCTGACCTTCAATGGAGCAGCTGAAGGTATTATGCAGCGAATCATCCTGATGATAGTGTCTGACAGCTCAGTAAGAATTATGATCCAGTATTCTCATTCTTTGTCAATGCAAAGaacaattattttgtcttgACAGATTGCACTGGCTTCCCACAATAAATGCTAGCACGCAATTCACAGGACAGTTTTGCTGAGCTCTTGTTTCTTTATTCATTTGTTGCAATGCAGGATCAAACAAATGCGGAGAGACACGAACCTCTGTGAGCAGAACATAGCCATCCTCACAAGCTGAATACAAGTGAAAAGAAAGGAGAAACTCCGGAATTAAGGCTCTCATGTGCATCGATAAGTGTTTTAAGctctataaaattttcaaacaaaTCATGCAACATGACACAGGATATCCAGACAATCTCAGTAACATACGAGTATGAATTTTAGGGCCAACAGGCTCTTTCATATTGAACTTAACATCTGATCAATTACTACAGCAATTTTTAAAGTTCAGATATGCTATCAAACAAGTCTCCCAGAAAATCTCTCTATTCTATGGCTTTATTAAACAAATGGAACTGAGATGAACAGTATACAGCATGGATAATTAAATTCTGCATTCTTCTGCAGATTCATCACTGAGCCCCCTATTCAGGAAACTGCATAGAAAATTGGGGGCCAAACTATATTATGATTTACAAGCAGGAATAAGTACAGTTGGACTCTACCTAAGGGCAGCCTCAATAAGGACTGAGAGAGCATAAATTACAATGGGTTTTTTACCTTCTAAGAAATTAACATGTTAATCAAATACAAACCTTCTCAGGCAACTAGCATGAGGGCGGTTGAAGTTGCTTCAACCGCCTCACAACTTGCTTCATTGTGGGTCTGGTAGAGAGAGAGTCGACTGTACACACAACTGCTAGGTGTAAGACTTCAACCAGATCGTCATGGGGACCTGCATCCCACAGGCCAGCAGTAAAGAACTCCTTTGCCCGGCCCTGCTTTAGGAGCATGCACGCCCATGCAACAATGTTGAAACCATTTCCATATGATGAAAATGATGGATCCAAAGCTTTCTTATCAGATAATAACTCTAGAAGCACAACCCCGTAACTGTAAACATCAGCCTTGTCTGAAACACGGCAAGTCATTGCATATTCTGGGGCTACATAACCGAATGTTCCAGCCACACCTGTAGTAGCATGGGTTTCAGAAGTTCCCAAAAGCCTAGCCAAACCGAAGTCAGATAAATAGGCATTAAAATCATCGTCTAGAAGGATATTGCTTGGCTTGACATCCCGATGAAGTACACGAGGCACACACTGATCATGCAGGTATGCAAGCGCTCGAGCTATGTCCAAAGCAATCTTGTGAAGTATCCTCCAATCCACAGCCCTGGTGGACCTTTCCTGGATAAACTTTTCCAAATTACCGCCaggtaaataattatatatgagGAACATTTCTGTTTCACTGGCATGATAACCAATCAATGTAACAAGATTTGGATGGCGAAGCCTCCCCAGGGTTTTAATTTCAGCATGGAACTGCTGAACACCCTGGAATCGTCCAACAGCAAGCCGTTTGATTGCCACTAGAACTCCAGGAGATATCTCTGCCTTGTAAGTAGCCCCAAATCCACCATTGCCAATGCAGTTGCTTGCATTGAAGCTCCCAGTGATGCGCACAACATTCTCAAATGTCAAGGGGACCCCAATGTCTGTAAAGATTGTTACTTCCTTTCTGGTCGATGCCATAATCTTAGACTTTGGGCTCCACTTTCTGGTATAGATGAATAGGACAATCAAAGCTAAGAGAACTGAAACAATGGCTGATGCAGATGCTATAGATGCTATCTCAATTGAATTGAAACCATTGTTCCCACTCTTTCGGCTCTGACTTGGTGGTGAAAGGGCGTTGCCTTGGGCTACAGTAGCACTTCCTGGATCTGGAGTTGGTGCCGTTAGGGAAAAAACATGACAAGGGCGTAGATAAGGGTTTCCAAGAACACTACTACATTTCATCAAATTGTTACCAAATGGAAGGGGCCCAGATAAGTTGTTGAAGGACACATTGAATGCTGAGAGCATAGTCACATTTGCCAAACCAGATGGAATCTGCCCAGAAAGTTTATTGTCATTGAGCAGAAGAGCAGTAAGGTTTTTCAAGTTCACAAGACTCTTTGGAATCTCTCCAGAGAGCATGTTTGAAGAAAGATCCAGTACCTCTAAAGACCATGACTCACCCAAGCTATAGGGGATAGAACCATTCATTTTATTACCGGCCAAGGAAAGATACTTCAGGCCCTTTATTTGGCTGATACTGGTGGGAATCTGACCTTGCAAAAAATTCCAACTCAAGTTAAGAGAAACAAGGGACACCATTTCACCAACACTTGGGGGAATGAAATCAACAATATGATTATTAGACACATCCAGAAGTTTGAGAGATCTGCATTTCGCACTGATATCAGCTGGAATCTGACCAGCCATTATATTGTTGCTAACATTAAGAATAAATTTGTCCAATTCACTGCACTTATCAAACAAAATCCCTGGGAATGGCCCAGTCAGCTTGTTTCCTCCGGCTAAAAATGCATAAGTAGTTTGCTTCCCTAATCTTACAGGTGCAATTGGCATAGAGTGAAGACTACCAGAAAAGTTGTTGCCCCCAAAGTTATGAAGGATTGCAATTTCCCCATCTCTCTCTACTGACAGTACAGGTCTTCCAGACTTGGCTTTATTTGCAAAAAAAGATAGATAAGCAGATGATGGATCATAGATGCCAGAGGGATATCCATAAATGGAAGGAACTGACTGGCAACTTCCATTGTAGAAACTAGGGATTGAACCAGACAGGGAATTTCCACTAACATCAAACACAGTCATGCAAGGAACTGGAAGCTCCTCAACAAGCTGCCCATTGAGCTTATTGTAACTCAATTCCAGATGCCACAACTTATTGCAGCGAATGAACTCATGGGGAATTTCTCCGCTGAAAAAGTTAGAGGCCAAATTGATCATCTCCAATTTCTCACAAGCACCCCAGTTACTTGGCAAGCTGCCCTCTAGAGTTGCACTTGGCGCCCACAACATCCTCAGATTTGGAAGAGTCGCAATTTCCACAGGTATTTCcccatgaaaaaaattaaaatcttcatTTGCAGAACTCAACTGATCTGACAAATGGTCCCTTCTATAACTGTTAACATCCTGATATGGATCAAAAACATTTGAAAGCACAAGCACAGACAATCCAGAGCAATTCCCAAGCTCATGAGGTATTGACCCACTAAGACTATTTCTTGACACATCCAACACTTCAAGCTTTCTGAGCATGCCAAGTTCAGATGGAATCACTTCTTCGAACAAATTTGAGTACAGAAGCAATGTCCTCATGTTACCGCAATTCCCTAGACTACCAGGAATCCCTCCAACAAAGAAATTTCCTGATAAATCCAAGTGTTCAAGTGTCTCACAATTGTCTCCAATTTCTCTAGGAACCGCCCCACCAAGTTTGTTTAAGGACAAATACACGCCCCTAAAACCACCAACAAACGCAGGGATTGTACCATTAATGCTATTACCAGCTAAATTTAGGATCTCCAAATTTGTACAATAAGAAAGTGAGCTCGGTATTTCTCCTACTATGTCGTTAAATCCTAAATTTAAAACTCGCAAGTTTCGTAATCCAGTAAAGGAAAATGGCAATGAACCAGTTACTGTGTTGCCCTCCAGATCAAGAACCTCTAACTTCTGCATGCCCCATATTTCACCAGGTATCTCCCCGCTAAAACCATTAAAGGGCAACGATAAAACCCTAAGTTCAGTTAACATGGCAATCGCAGGTATCAATTTGCCCACCAAAATACCATTACCACCCTGACAGTCTCGCCTAATTCCAAACCCATACAATGGATAGTGAACAGAACCAGAGCAAAAGAAACATCTTCTATTTTCACTGTTCTTACCTCTGTTGTTGCAGTGACCCGTGATGTTGAGGGACACGACACGCGAGTCCTTGTCACAGGACACACCAGGCCAGGAGCAGTGGTTGGGGTTGATGAGATTCCAGCGAGAGAGCAGTCCTGAGGGATCAGACACCGAGTTCTTGAACTCCAACAGCACCGATTTGTCGGAATCACCCAAAACTACTCCATTCAGTGAAGAAGTGAGGATCCAAAAGACAAATAACAGCTTCAAATTGTGAAAAGAGTACCATTTGATAACTGAAGAAGAAAAACAAATGGAACCCATTTTATAACCCCCTCACAAGGGTCTCCAAAACCCTAAACCCTTCTATTTCACTAGTCGCAGAGTAAAGAGAGGGAGTGTTTTTGGGGAAAAACCCGAACCCTAATTTTGTGTCTGTTAACAGAAAGGATTCAGCAATGTGCTCTTTTGAGAGAAACGCGTTTTtcctctcttctctttttctttcctttctctcttctttcttctttttttttttttttttttttaatatttccaatttccttctttcttttccttcttcaGGCTCAGTTCCTTTTTTCTTCGCCTTTTCACTTTAtttggaaaaattaaaaaataaagatttcaGAGAAATGTCATTGTGGAGGGAGGTGGGGTCCAGCGTGGGACATGCTGGGTTGGAAGCGGGATCCATCCGGCGGTCAATAAATGCATCAGCCCCGTCAATTTAAGAGCGGTTGTGGTGGTTGGGGTTGAAgtaagaaaattataaataaatatacaagATTCCTTAAAAGTTGACGCTGTGGCTCTGGATAAAAGTCACTTTCCAGAAAGgtctgttttttctttttcaatataaataatctctcgagttaattta
The Manihot esculenta cultivar AM560-2 chromosome 1, M.esculenta_v8, whole genome shotgun sequence genome window above contains:
- the LOC110630248 gene encoding LRR receptor-like serine/threonine-protein kinase RPK2; this translates as MGSICFSSSVIKWYSFHNLKLLFVFWILTSSLNGVVLGDSDKSVLLEFKNSVSDPSGLLSRWNLINPNHCSWPGVSCDKDSRVVSLNITGHCNNRGKNSENRRCFFCSGSVHYPLYGFGIRRDCQGGNGILVGKLIPAIAMLTELRVLSLPFNGFSGEIPGEIWGMQKLEVLDLEGNTVTGSLPFSFTGLRNLRVLNLGFNDIVGEIPSSLSYCTNLEILNLAGNSINGTIPAFVGGFRGVYLSLNKLGGAVPREIGDNCETLEHLDLSGNFFVGGIPGSLGNCGNMRTLLLYSNLFEEVIPSELGMLRKLEVLDVSRNSLSGSIPHELGNCSGLSVLVLSNVFDPYQDVNSYRRDHLSDQLSSANEDFNFFHGEIPVEIATLPNLRMLWAPSATLEGSLPSNWGACEKLEMINLASNFFSGEIPHEFIRCNKLWHLELSYNKLNGQLVEELPVPCMTVFDVSGNSLSGSIPSFYNGSCQSVPSIYGYPSGIYDPSSAYLSFFANKAKSGRPVLSVERDGEIAILHNFGGNNFSGSLHSMPIAPVRLGKQTTYAFLAGGNKLTGPFPGILFDKCSELDKFILNVSNNIMAGQIPADISAKCRSLKLLDVSNNHIVDFIPPSVGEMVSLVSLNLSWNFLQGQIPTSISQIKGLKYLSLAGNKMNGSIPYSLGESWSLEVLDLSSNMLSGEIPKSLVNLKNLTALLLNDNKLSGQIPSGLANVTMLSAFNVSFNNLSGPLPFGNNLMKCSSVLGNPYLRPCHVFSLTAPTPDPGSATVAQGNALSPPSQSRKSGNNGFNSIEIASIASASAIVSVLLALIVLFIYTRKWSPKSKIMASTRKEVTIFTDIGVPLTFENVVRITGSFNASNCIGNGGFGATYKAEISPGVLVAIKRLAVGRFQGVQQFHAEIKTLGRLRHPNLVTLIGYHASETEMFLIYNYLPGGNLEKFIQERSTRAVDWRILHKIALDIARALAYLHDQCVPRVLHRDVKPSNILLDDDFNAYLSDFGLARLLGTSETHATTGVAGTFGYVAPEYAMTCRVSDKADVYSYGVVLLELLSDKKALDPSFSSYGNGFNIVAWACMLLKQGRAKEFFTAGLWDAGPHDDLVEVLHLAVVCTVDSLSTRPTMKQVVRRLKQLQPPSC